A stretch of the Psychroserpens sp. Hel_I_66 genome encodes the following:
- the rsmG gene encoding 16S rRNA (guanine(527)-N(7))-methyltransferase RsmG encodes MELLQHYFPDLTGEQIVQFKKLEDLYKDWNLKINVVSRKDIDELYLRHVLHSLGIAKLIRFKPDSNILDVGTGGGFPGIPLAILHPESQFHLVDSIAKKLKVVGEVVEGLGLTNVRTTHSRVEEIDEQFDFIVSRAVAAMPTFVHWVKGKIAKTQNHELKNGILYLKGGDLSEELETYQTATVYNLQDYFKEEFFETKKLVHLPIKYRG; translated from the coding sequence ATGGAGCTTTTACAACATTATTTTCCTGATTTAACTGGGGAACAAATTGTTCAGTTTAAAAAATTAGAGGACCTTTATAAAGACTGGAATTTAAAAATCAATGTCGTTTCACGTAAAGATATTGATGAGCTGTATCTACGCCATGTTTTGCATTCTTTGGGTATTGCAAAGTTAATTAGGTTTAAGCCAGACTCTAATATTTTAGATGTAGGTACTGGAGGAGGTTTTCCAGGAATACCGTTAGCTATTTTGCATCCCGAAAGTCAATTTCATCTGGTAGATAGTATTGCTAAAAAATTAAAAGTGGTTGGTGAGGTTGTAGAAGGTTTGGGTCTTACAAATGTAAGAACGACTCATAGTAGAGTTGAGGAGATTGATGAACAATTTGATTTTATTGTAAGTAGGGCAGTAGCTGCAATGCCAACTTTTGTGCATTGGGTAAAAGGTAAAATTGCAAAAACACAAAATCACGAACTAAAAAACGGAATTTTATATTTAAAAGGTGGTGATCTTAGCGAGGAGTTAGAGACCTACCAAACTGCAACAGTTTATAATCTTCAGGATTATTTTAAAGAAGAGTTTTTTGAAACTAAAAAACTGGTGCACTTACCAATAAAATACCGTGGATAA
- a CDS encoding fatty acid desaturase family protein, with protein sequence MSTQTLSFSRTDSAKFFRTLNKRVNTYFKENNLKRTGNWKIWLKTIIMFTIFLLPYFLILTLDIPGWLQLILTIVMGIGMAGVGMNVMHDGNHGSFSNKEWVNRLMGSSIYILAGNVYNWKVQHNVLHHTYTNIHGHDEDLEAGRVLRFSKHSEWHKHHRFQHYYSVLLYGLLTINWAITTDFQQMYRYMKRKLSYGKLPNPVTNWTKLVISKIVYISIWIVIPMLVLDIAWWKILIGFFVMHYVAGLILSVTFQLAHVMDEAEMPLPEECGTMKNTWAIHQLNTTVNFGAKSKIINWYTGGLNHQVEHHIFPHISHIHYGKISKIVRETANEFNLPYKEYETTRKAIVAHFRFLKQMGMKPAMS encoded by the coding sequence ATGAGTACACAAACATTATCTTTCTCAAGAACAGATTCTGCTAAATTCTTCAGAACTCTAAATAAGCGTGTCAATACTTACTTTAAAGAAAACAATTTAAAGCGTACCGGGAATTGGAAAATATGGTTAAAAACCATAATCATGTTTACTATATTTTTATTGCCTTATTTTTTAATTCTAACCTTAGATATTCCAGGATGGTTACAGTTAATCTTAACAATAGTCATGGGAATTGGCATGGCTGGAGTGGGAATGAATGTGATGCACGATGGTAATCATGGTTCATTTTCAAATAAAGAGTGGGTTAACCGCTTAATGGGAAGTAGTATTTATATTCTTGCAGGAAACGTTTATAACTGGAAAGTACAACACAATGTGCTTCATCATACTTATACCAATATTCACGGTCATGATGAAGACCTAGAGGCAGGTCGCGTCTTACGTTTTTCTAAACATTCAGAATGGCACAAGCACCATAGATTTCAACATTATTATTCAGTATTACTTTACGGTCTTTTGACAATAAACTGGGCAATCACAACAGATTTTCAGCAGATGTATCGTTATATGAAACGCAAGTTATCTTATGGCAAATTACCAAACCCAGTAACTAATTGGACTAAATTAGTGATTTCAAAAATTGTTTATATTTCTATTTGGATTGTAATACCTATGCTCGTTTTAGACATCGCTTGGTGGAAGATCTTAATTGGTTTCTTCGTGATGCACTATGTAGCAGGATTGATTTTGAGCGTTACATTTCAATTGGCACATGTCATGGATGAAGCAGAAATGCCTTTACCAGAAGAATGCGGAACTATGAAAAATACTTGGGCTATTCATCAACTTAATACAACTGTTAATTTTGGCGCAAAAAGTAAAATTATAAATTGGTATACCGGCGGACTTAATCATCAAGTCGAGCATCATATTTTTCCGCATATAAGTCATATTCACTACGGAAAAATCTCTAAAATAGTCAGAGAAACCGCAAACGAATTTAATTTACCATACAAAGAATACGAAACCACAAGAAAAGCTATTGTTGCACATTTTAGATTCCTAAAACAAATGGGAATGAAACCAGCAATGAGCTAA
- a CDS encoding DUF6695 family protein codes for MNDAIILTLAYPETIVSHAEEWYSKFLRFFFIGSKKHVRAGHAALVLIDKSTGVLEYHDFGRYITPSPNGRVRGRETDFELDFPISAEIKKDKIENLDEILKFLATHPKLTHGDGLLYASVCNAIDYKKARTHITAMQKKSFVRYAAFVKDACNCARFVTDALIASVTDKTIKTKLIRSKNFTPSTIGNVVIADTEKNVFVVSENGEIQGFKSSVSRENRRLFLDILKGYSPSLIGTLKPKHNNEKEDHAQWLSGIAAGAWFEIYDTGSETEYRYRRISPYGNVDCDAVYAIDKKGFNIKSNYQFVHYSNCRFFHIEQNNTKYRFHYLKDFFLDLSKK; via the coding sequence ATGAACGACGCAATAATTCTTACTCTCGCCTATCCCGAAACTATTGTTTCTCATGCTGAAGAATGGTACTCTAAATTTTTAAGGTTTTTTTTCATCGGAAGTAAAAAACATGTGAGAGCAGGTCACGCAGCTTTGGTTCTAATTGATAAGTCAACAGGGGTTTTAGAATACCATGACTTCGGAAGATATATCACGCCTTCTCCCAACGGAAGGGTTCGCGGGCGTGAGACAGACTTTGAACTGGATTTTCCAATTTCCGCAGAAATAAAGAAAGATAAGATTGAAAACCTAGACGAGATCCTAAAATTTTTGGCAACACATCCCAAATTAACTCATGGTGATGGGCTACTTTATGCATCGGTTTGCAATGCCATTGACTATAAAAAAGCGAGAACACACATAACAGCAATGCAAAAAAAAAGTTTTGTTAGATATGCTGCTTTTGTAAAAGATGCCTGTAATTGTGCTCGTTTTGTAACCGATGCCTTGATTGCCAGTGTTACAGACAAAACGATTAAAACCAAACTCATAAGATCCAAAAATTTCACCCCAAGTACAATTGGTAATGTGGTAATCGCAGATACTGAAAAAAATGTTTTTGTGGTTTCTGAAAATGGAGAGATACAGGGTTTTAAATCTAGCGTAAGTCGGGAAAACAGGCGTTTGTTTTTAGATATTCTTAAAGGTTATAGCCCAAGTTTGATAGGGACGCTAAAGCCAAAGCATAACAATGAAAAAGAAGATCACGCACAATGGTTAAGTGGTATTGCTGCTGGTGCATGGTTTGAAATTTACGATACGGGAAGTGAAACCGAATACAGATACAGACGTATTTCTCCCTATGGAAATGTAGATTGCGACGCTGTTTATGCCATAGATAAAAAGGGATTTAATATAAAATCAAATTATCAATTTGTGCATTATTCAAACTGTAGATTCTTTCATATCGAGCAAAACAATACAAAGTATAGATTTCATTACTTGAAAGATTTCTTTTTGGATTTAAGTAAAAAGTAA
- a CDS encoding Omp28-related outer membrane protein: MKLKNYAKVFLFVLTAALFSCGGSDDGSGAASSITVTANSSSVFVGESVTFTVTNNLGNNVTSGSVLEVNGESISNPYAFDTTGSFQVTATNGGLTSSITISVQAVPVPSSITLSTNSDSFWFDDGQTSLLVLTDLGYEVTLQSTMIAESGTVTNPVSFDNPGTYNVVATYTLENGTVLTSNTVQLKAVESTHSTKVMIEDYTGTWCQYCPRLAYAVEQAVQANSNIIPVAIHDDNEMLFPFATQMESAFGVTGFPSGRLNRTINWNESTSQPVSLLSNRQNMGLAINSSIQGGTITAEVKVHYDLKVNSQNRLVVYLLENGLVYPQVNFYNTDPSSPFYQQGNPIPDFVHDHTARTVFTGIFGDDIPAAQSVTGNTYTANYNVSVPSSVQNTANLELVAFVVGPDNKVLNVQKADLGENKDFD; the protein is encoded by the coding sequence ATGAAACTCAAAAATTACGCTAAAGTTTTCCTGTTCGTTTTAACAGCTGCATTATTTTCATGTGGTGGTTCAGATGATGGTTCTGGGGCTGCAAGTTCTATAACTGTAACAGCAAATTCCTCATCTGTTTTTGTGGGTGAATCGGTGACCTTTACGGTTACAAATAATTTAGGGAACAATGTGACTTCAGGTTCAGTTCTAGAAGTTAATGGTGAATCAATATCAAACCCTTATGCATTTGATACAACAGGAAGCTTTCAGGTTACAGCAACAAATGGAGGTTTGACAAGTTCTATTACAATTTCTGTGCAAGCAGTACCTGTTCCTAGCTCAATAACTTTGTCTACGAACAGTGATTCCTTTTGGTTTGATGACGGTCAAACATCACTATTGGTACTTACTGATTTGGGATATGAAGTTACACTGCAATCTACTATGATTGCTGAATCAGGTACAGTAACAAATCCTGTAAGTTTTGATAATCCAGGAACTTACAACGTAGTTGCAACCTATACCTTAGAAAATGGTACGGTACTAACCTCTAATACAGTTCAATTAAAAGCTGTAGAGTCTACGCATAGTACTAAAGTAATGATTGAAGATTATACTGGAACATGGTGTCAATATTGTCCTAGATTAGCTTATGCTGTTGAACAAGCAGTTCAAGCAAATAGTAATATCATTCCTGTAGCTATACACGATGATAATGAAATGTTATTTCCATTTGCAACTCAAATGGAAAGTGCTTTTGGAGTTACTGGTTTCCCTTCAGGAAGATTAAATAGAACAATCAATTGGAACGAATCAACTAGCCAACCTGTTTCTCTATTAAGTAATAGACAAAATATGGGGTTAGCAATTAATTCATCTATTCAGGGTGGTACAATAACTGCAGAAGTAAAAGTTCACTATGATTTAAAAGTAAATTCTCAAAATAGATTAGTCGTATACTTATTAGAGAATGGTCTAGTTTATCCTCAAGTTAATTTTTATAATACAGATCCTTCTAGTCCTTTTTACCAACAAGGAAATCCTATTCCAGATTTTGTACATGACCATACAGCTCGAACCGTTTTTACAGGTATCTTTGGAGATGATATTCCAGCAGCTCAATCTGTCACAGGTAACACTTATACAGCAAATTATAACGTTTCTGTACCGTCTAGTGTTCAAAACACAGCTAATTTAGAGCTTGTGGCTTTCGTGGTTGGTCCAGATAATAAAGTATTAAATGTTCAAAAAGCAGATTTAGGAGAGAATAAAGATTTCGATTAA
- a CDS encoding DUF6029 family protein: MKKTTVLFLLILPLFSFSQETESDKETIFNQFLNNLTGSFESNAQWYVNDNVLGDFEDPIPEFDLENKHLRANSYLRLDYNFLKNFTIGVQVESYEPLPLLSYFPEYRGTELSNYYINFRNEKLDITAGHFYEQFGSGLLLRAFEERQLGLNNALRGGRIKYMPTNYLNLTALYGKNRIGFDHSEGDVFGLDLNLDLKEVLDIENLSRFNFGASYVGKSEDFTPPVDEFDPENTFDDTDFPELINSYAFRFDIDFGKFFINSEYSIKGEDISYTPASIGQPNIIEGQYFDGSALLFTTGYTVKGFGVSSTFRRLENMTFFSERELLKPGNNPFGMGSINFLPALTKQQDYALSNIYLYQAQSPLFIQNFGGQAGEIGGQIDIYYTFKKGSPIGGKYGTKITGNMSYWSLLDATFNQDNSTYDAEFLKFGEKLYKDINFEIKKKWSKDWSSVLFYQNLKINKNLAIEGSYIPNDEAITSNIIVAETTRKFDYGKSIRLEAQHLFSKEDNKNWAGGTLEYVVNRNLAFYVADIYNYGNDIEEDQNHYYNFGGSYTKGATRVALNYGRQRGGLFCVGGVCRFVPENTGLSLNVSTAF, translated from the coding sequence ATGAAAAAAACTACGGTTTTATTTTTGCTTATACTTCCCCTATTTAGTTTTTCTCAAGAAACAGAGAGCGATAAAGAAACTATTTTTAATCAATTTTTAAATAATCTAACGGGTAGTTTCGAATCCAATGCCCAATGGTATGTCAATGATAATGTTTTAGGAGACTTTGAAGATCCTATCCCAGAATTTGATTTGGAAAATAAACATCTAAGAGCTAACAGTTATTTGAGACTGGATTATAATTTCTTAAAAAACTTCACTATTGGTGTACAAGTAGAAAGTTACGAGCCTTTACCTTTATTGAGCTACTTCCCCGAGTATAGAGGAACTGAACTCTCTAACTACTATATTAATTTTAGAAATGAAAAATTAGATATCACTGCAGGCCATTTTTATGAGCAATTTGGTAGTGGATTATTATTAAGAGCTTTTGAAGAACGACAATTAGGTCTTAATAATGCTTTAAGAGGTGGACGCATAAAATACATGCCAACCAATTATTTAAATTTAACTGCTTTATATGGGAAAAATAGAATTGGATTTGATCATTCTGAAGGTGATGTATTTGGATTAGATTTAAACTTAGACTTAAAAGAAGTCTTAGATATTGAAAATTTATCTCGATTTAATTTTGGAGCAAGTTATGTTGGCAAGAGTGAAGATTTCACTCCCCCTGTTGATGAATTTGACCCTGAAAACACTTTTGACGATACAGATTTCCCAGAATTAATAAATTCTTATGCCTTTAGATTTGATATTGACTTTGGCAAATTTTTTATTAATTCAGAATACTCTATTAAAGGTGAAGACATATCCTACACTCCTGCCTCAATAGGCCAGCCAAATATTATTGAAGGACAATACTTTGATGGTAGCGCACTTTTATTCACTACAGGCTACACCGTTAAAGGCTTTGGTGTCTCCAGTACGTTTAGGCGTTTGGAAAACATGACCTTTTTCTCTGAAAGAGAATTACTAAAACCTGGAAACAATCCTTTTGGGATGGGAAGTATAAATTTTTTACCTGCACTAACAAAGCAGCAAGATTACGCATTGTCTAACATATATTTGTACCAAGCACAGTCTCCACTTTTTATTCAAAATTTTGGAGGACAAGCTGGGGAAATTGGCGGACAAATAGATATCTATTACACCTTTAAGAAAGGATCTCCAATTGGAGGTAAATATGGCACCAAGATAACCGGTAACATGTCTTACTGGTCTCTTTTGGATGCAACATTTAACCAAGACAATTCTACTTACGATGCTGAATTTTTAAAATTTGGAGAAAAACTCTACAAGGACATCAATTTTGAAATTAAGAAAAAATGGTCTAAAGACTGGAGTAGCGTTTTATTCTATCAAAACTTAAAAATCAATAAAAACCTAGCAATTGAAGGTTCATATATCCCTAATGATGAAGCCATAACATCTAATATTATCGTTGCTGAAACAACAAGAAAATTTGATTATGGCAAATCAATAAGACTTGAGGCTCAGCATCTATTTTCCAAAGAAGACAATAAAAATTGGGCTGGAGGCACATTAGAGTATGTGGTCAATCGTAATTTAGCTTTCTACGTTGCTGATATTTATAACTACGGAAATGATATTGAAGAGGATCAAAACCATTATTATAATTTTGGTGGAAGTTATACCAAGGGAGCAACAAGAGTAGCCCTTAACTACGGAAGACAGCGTGGTGGTTTATTTTGTGTTGGAGGTGTTTGCAGGTTTGTACCAGAAAACACAGGATTATCTTTAAACGTATCAACTGCATTCTAA
- the apaG gene encoding Co2+/Mg2+ efflux protein ApaG yields the protein MVQQVTSGIKISVETTFEGTFYKNYKVHFAFGYKVTIENQSKDSVQLNSRHWRILDALNNEEIVDGEGVIGKKPVLKPGESHTYNSGCLLTSPFGAMQGHYNMVNFTNTNKFKVIIPTFKLSAPFALN from the coding sequence ATGGTACAACAAGTTACAAGTGGCATAAAGATTTCTGTTGAAACAACATTTGAAGGTACATTTTATAAAAATTATAAAGTGCACTTCGCATTTGGCTATAAAGTAACCATAGAGAACCAAAGTAAAGATTCTGTTCAATTAAACTCTAGGCACTGGAGAATTCTTGATGCACTTAACAATGAAGAGATTGTTGATGGCGAAGGGGTGATTGGCAAAAAGCCCGTTTTAAAACCTGGAGAATCCCACACTTATAATTCTGGTTGTTTATTAACCTCTCCTTTTGGCGCCATGCAAGGTCATTATAATATGGTCAACTTCACAAACACCAATAAATTTAAGGTCATTATTCCTACGTTTAAGTTGAGTGCTCCTTTTGCCCTTAATTAA
- the pruA gene encoding L-glutamate gamma-semialdehyde dehydrogenase translates to MGKGFFNVPIAINEPVKSYAPGSQEREAVLEAYKDMWNSKIDVPLYINGKDVKTGNTKTMSAPHDHQHVVGNYHLAEKTHVEDAIATALEARKEWSQLPWEQRAGIFLKAAELIAGPYRAKINAATMIAQSKTVHQAEIDAACELIDFLRFNVQFMTDIYHEQPESTSDAWNRLEYRPLEGFVYAVTPFNFTAIAGNLPACMAMMGNVVVWKPSDSQIFSAKVIMDVFKEAGVPAGVINVVFGDPEMITDTVMDSPDFSGLHFTGSTYIFKELWKKIGNNIHNYKTYPRIVGETGGKDFIVAHKTANPIQVATAISRGAFEFQGQKCSAASRAYVPSNLWDEVKERVIKDVKSFKMGSPEDTNNFVTAVIHEGSFDKLAKFIDQAKSDTDAEIIVGGNYDKSKGYFIEPTVIVTKDPKYTTMCTELFGPVITIYVYDEDKYAETLTLVDETSEYALTGAILATDRYAIQQATKALQNCAGNFYINDKPTGAVVGQQPFGGARASGTNDKAGSALNLLRWVSPRMIKETFVTPTDYRYPFLG, encoded by the coding sequence ATGGGAAAAGGATTTTTCAATGTACCAATAGCAATAAATGAGCCTGTAAAATCATATGCTCCAGGTTCTCAAGAACGTGAAGCAGTTTTAGAAGCTTACAAAGATATGTGGAACAGTAAAATTGACGTTCCTTTATATATAAACGGTAAGGATGTTAAGACAGGAAACACAAAAACGATGTCTGCTCCCCATGATCACCAGCATGTGGTTGGAAACTACCATTTAGCTGAAAAAACTCATGTGGAAGATGCCATTGCCACTGCATTAGAGGCTAGAAAAGAATGGTCCCAACTACCTTGGGAACAACGTGCTGGAATCTTTTTGAAAGCTGCGGAATTAATTGCTGGACCTTATAGAGCAAAAATAAATGCTGCAACAATGATCGCACAATCCAAAACGGTGCATCAAGCTGAAATTGATGCTGCTTGTGAGCTGATTGATTTTTTGCGTTTCAATGTTCAGTTTATGACCGATATTTATCATGAACAGCCAGAGAGCACGAGTGATGCATGGAATAGATTAGAGTATCGTCCGCTTGAAGGATTTGTATATGCTGTAACACCTTTCAATTTCACTGCTATTGCTGGAAATCTTCCTGCATGTATGGCAATGATGGGTAATGTTGTGGTTTGGAAGCCTAGTGATAGTCAGATATTTTCAGCAAAAGTAATTATGGATGTCTTTAAGGAAGCTGGAGTTCCTGCTGGAGTTATTAACGTCGTGTTTGGTGATCCTGAAATGATTACAGATACTGTAATGGACAGCCCAGACTTTTCTGGATTGCATTTTACAGGTTCTACATATATCTTTAAAGAACTTTGGAAAAAAATAGGAAATAACATCCATAACTACAAAACATACCCAAGAATTGTTGGTGAAACTGGTGGTAAAGATTTTATCGTAGCTCATAAAACTGCGAACCCAATACAAGTAGCCACTGCTATTTCCAGAGGTGCTTTTGAGTTTCAAGGTCAAAAATGTAGTGCAGCCTCTAGAGCTTATGTACCATCAAATTTATGGGACGAAGTTAAAGAACGCGTAATTAAAGATGTAAAATCTTTTAAAATGGGTTCTCCGGAAGACACGAATAATTTTGTTACTGCAGTGATCCATGAAGGTTCTTTTGATAAACTGGCAAAATTTATTGATCAAGCTAAATCTGATACTGATGCTGAAATCATCGTTGGTGGAAACTACGATAAAAGCAAAGGGTACTTTATAGAGCCTACAGTAATTGTCACAAAAGACCCAAAATACACAACGATGTGTACCGAATTATTTGGACCTGTCATCACGATTTATGTGTATGATGAAGACAAATATGCTGAAACCTTAACACTAGTTGACGAAACTAGCGAATACGCGCTAACTGGAGCCATTTTGGCAACAGATAGATATGCGATACAACAAGCTACAAAAGCATTACAAAACTGTGCGGGTAACTTCTACATCAATGATAAACCTACTGGTGCAGTTGTTGGACAACAACCTTTTGGAGGTGCAAGAGCATCTGGAACAAATGATAAAGCTGGTAGCGCACTTAATTTATTACGTTGGGTATCTCCAAGAATGATAAAAGAAACATTTGTAACACCAACTGATTATCGTTATCCGTTTTTAGGATAA
- a CDS encoding TlpA family protein disulfide reductase, producing MKSLITLLLTLSITGLSFSQDELPRMQLKNLDGKNVELEDISKDQLVVISLWATWCVPCKNELDAINEVYDDWIDETNVKLYAISVDDSRTVSRVKPLVNGKAWDFEILLDTNNDLKRELGAATIPVTLIVKDGKILYRHSGYTPGSENELFEEIKKHS from the coding sequence ATGAAATCCCTAATTACATTATTACTTACACTTTCCATTACAGGCTTATCGTTCTCACAGGATGAATTACCAAGAATGCAGTTGAAAAACTTAGATGGCAAAAATGTTGAACTAGAAGACATTTCTAAAGATCAATTAGTGGTTATATCACTTTGGGCAACTTGGTGTGTTCCATGTAAGAATGAATTAGATGCTATCAATGAAGTTTATGATGATTGGATTGATGAAACTAATGTAAAATTGTATGCGATTTCTGTTGATGATTCAAGAACAGTAAGCAGGGTAAAACCTTTAGTAAATGGCAAAGCCTGGGATTTTGAGATTTTATTAGATACTAATAACGATCTAAAAAGGGAATTAGGAGCAGCAACAATACCAGTTACATTAATAGTTAAAGACGGTAAAATTTTATATAGACATTCAGGATATACTCCTGGATCAGAAAATGAACTTTTTGAAGAAATCAAAAAACACTCATAA